A window from Ignavibacteriota bacterium encodes these proteins:
- the yiaK gene encoding 3-dehydro-L-gulonate 2-dehydrogenase, with amino-acid sequence MPKIVKDYLFSTFNSILQKIGFEKSDAEILSQIFTENTLVGVLSHGVNRFAEFIELVKSKHINPKAIPQKKNSFNSLEQWDAKFGAGPLNALKMSNRAIELANEFGIGCVALKNSNHWMRPGYYAWEAAEKGFIFICWTNTIPIMPPWGAKEARTGNNPIVFGVPRKEGNIVLDIALSQFSYGKLANYKRENKELPYFGGYDENGNLSKDAAQIYKTQRTLPIGLWKGSGLSLLLDMIATILSGGNSTFNLSKTDVDSGMSQIFIAIDPNKLASKEIIEMKVNEILDYYLTAEKSDEDKISYPGERIIASKEINLKFGVEVDDTIWAKIIEIKEQYEKN; translated from the coding sequence ATGCCGAAAATTGTAAAAGACTACTTATTTTCAACCTTCAATTCAATATTGCAAAAAATCGGATTTGAAAAATCTGATGCTGAAATCCTTTCACAAATATTTACCGAAAATACATTAGTCGGTGTTTTATCTCATGGAGTAAATAGATTTGCGGAATTCATTGAATTAGTAAAATCCAAACATATAAATCCAAAAGCAATTCCTCAAAAAAAAAATTCATTTAACTCATTAGAGCAATGGGATGCAAAATTTGGAGCTGGTCCTTTAAATGCTTTAAAAATGTCGAATAGAGCAATTGAATTAGCTAATGAATTCGGAATTGGTTGTGTTGCTTTGAAAAACTCAAATCATTGGATGCGCCCGGGTTATTATGCTTGGGAAGCTGCTGAAAAGGGATTTATTTTTATTTGCTGGACAAACACAATTCCCATTATGCCGCCTTGGGGTGCAAAAGAAGCAAGAACCGGTAATAATCCAATAGTTTTCGGTGTTCCAAGAAAAGAAGGAAATATTGTTTTAGATATTGCTCTTTCGCAATTTTCTTACGGGAAATTAGCAAATTACAAAAGGGAAAATAAAGAACTTCCATATTTTGGCGGTTATGATGAAAATGGAAATTTAAGTAAAGATGCCGCACAGATTTACAAAACTCAAAGAACCTTGCCCATTGGTTTGTGGAAAGGATCTGGTTTATCACTTCTTTTAGATATGATTGCAACAATTTTATCGGGAGGAAATTCAACATTTAATTTGAGCAAAACAGATGTCGATTCTGGAATGTCACAAATTTTTATTGCGATCGATCCAAATAAATTGGCGTCAAAAGAAATAATAGAAATGAAAGTTAATGAAATCTTAGATTATTATTTAACTGCGGAAAAATCCGACGAAGATAAAATTTCATATCCGGGCGAAAGAATAATTGCATCAAAAGAAATAAATTTAAAATTTGGCGTTGAAGTTGATGATACTATTTGGGCAAAAATTATTGAAATAAAGGAACAATATGAAAAAAATTAA
- a CDS encoding Gfo/Idh/MocA family oxidoreductase: MENKIKFIIYGSGNISNTYAAAINKIQNAEIIGVISRNQNSPSDFHHLPSYKSIKDINEHFDAVIVCTPNHYHHINVIEAAKLGKHVLCEKPIDITLDAIDQMILACRENYVKLGVSYQRRFSPDNLILKKLIDQNKLGRIFSVDLSVKNYRDDAYYNSGDYRGTYSIDGGGPFIQQAVHYIDLYYWFFGKPNKIVSSLNTFIHDIEVEDHGAVIFTHENGLISTITASTATKPGFPVKIEIYTDKGYLITENDIITQWQIEGLENPSKQNLSLSKNVSVAQVKDTTHHELLIKDFIEAIDDDRDPLITGEAARNATEIVLEIYKNKI; this comes from the coding sequence ATGGAAAATAAAATTAAATTTATAATTTACGGAAGCGGAAATATTTCTAACACATACGCCGCCGCAATAAATAAAATTCAGAATGCAGAAATAATTGGAGTAATTTCAAGAAACCAAAATTCACCTTCTGATTTTCATCATTTACCATCTTATAAATCTATTAAAGATATTAACGAACATTTTGATGCAGTAATAGTTTGTACTCCAAATCATTATCATCACATAAATGTAATTGAAGCTGCAAAATTAGGTAAACATGTGTTATGTGAAAAACCTATTGATATTACTTTGGATGCAATTGATCAAATGATATTAGCATGTAGAGAAAATTATGTTAAACTTGGAGTTTCATATCAAAGAAGATTTAGTCCGGACAATCTTATTTTAAAAAAATTAATTGACCAAAATAAATTGGGAAGAATTTTCTCGGTCGACTTATCAGTAAAAAATTATAGAGATGATGCATATTATAATTCCGGAGATTATCGTGGGACTTATTCAATTGATGGCGGCGGACCTTTTATTCAACAAGCAGTTCATTATATCGATTTATATTATTGGTTTTTTGGCAAGCCAAATAAAATAGTTAGTTCTTTAAATACTTTTATTCATGATATTGAAGTTGAAGATCATGGAGCAGTAATTTTTACACATGAAAATGGACTAATTTCTACAATTACAGCTTCTACGGCAACGAAACCCGGGTTTCCAGTGAAAATCGAAATCTATACAGATAAAGGTTATTTAATAACTGAAAATGATATAATAACACAATGGCAAATAGAAGGTTTAGAAAATCCCTCTAAACAGAATTTAAGTTTATCAAAGAATGTATCTGTTGCTCAAGTTAAAGATACAACACATCATGAATTATTAATAAAAGATTTTATTGAGGCAATTGATGATGATAGAGACCCTTTAATTACAGGTGAAGCAGCAAGAAATGCAACAGAGATTGTTTTGGAAATTTATAAGAATAAGATTTAA
- a CDS encoding DUF4861 family protein — translation MKTEKSNFIKELFIIYQPRNEVEYAIAAAWELEKNGIKNKIEFEKYINDELTKLNNPLKVEIK, via the coding sequence ATGAAAACGGAAAAAAGTAATTTTATAAAAGAATTATTTATAATTTATCAACCTAGAAATGAAGTTGAATATGCCATTGCAGCCGCATGGGAGCTTGAGAAGAACGGAATTAAAAATAAAATAGAATTCGAAAAATATATAAATGATGAATTAACAAAATTGAATAATCCATTAAAAGTTGAAATAAAATAG
- a CDS encoding galactose mutarotase yields MIKFLSVLLLLTILVSCNEKEKQVTEKSNSLFGKLSDGREVNMFTLKNKNGAEVKIIEFGATVTSLKVPDKNGKIEDVVLGYDKLEDYINGTSYFGAIVGRYGNRIGKGKFNLNEDDFQLSINDGENHLHGGKIGFNKVLWIGETLQSSEGESVKLTYVSPDGEEGYPGTANISIMYTLTESNELKIEYSATTDKTTIMNPTHHSYFNLSGNFQNTILDHELMMDADFFTPVDKGLITTGELVKVENTPMDFKVPTKIGKNINAEYEQLIFGKGYDHNWVLNNYDGSLKNVASLYDSTSGRLMEILTDQPGLQFYSGNFLNGTSIGKNGEKYNFRTGLCLETQKFPDSPNKANFPSVTLNPGEVYNQITIYKFSVK; encoded by the coding sequence ATGATAAAATTTTTATCGGTTTTACTTTTACTTACAATCTTAGTTTCATGTAACGAAAAAGAAAAACAAGTTACTGAAAAAAGTAATTCACTTTTTGGAAAATTATCTGACGGAAGAGAAGTTAATATGTTTACATTAAAAAATAAAAATGGTGCAGAAGTAAAAATAATTGAATTTGGAGCAACCGTAACTTCATTAAAAGTTCCGGATAAAAATGGTAAAATTGAAGACGTAGTTTTAGGTTACGATAAACTTGAAGATTATATAAATGGTACTTCTTATTTCGGTGCAATTGTTGGTCGTTATGGAAATAGGATTGGTAAAGGAAAATTTAATTTAAATGAAGATGATTTTCAGCTAAGTATAAATGATGGTGAAAATCATCTGCATGGCGGAAAGATTGGTTTTAATAAAGTTCTTTGGATAGGTGAGACTTTACAGAGCAGTGAAGGAGAATCAGTAAAATTAACTTATGTTAGTCCGGATGGTGAAGAAGGTTATCCCGGTACTGCAAACATTTCAATTATGTATACACTTACAGAATCTAACGAATTAAAGATTGAATATTCTGCAACGACTGATAAAACGACAATTATGAATCCAACACATCATTCTTATTTTAATTTAAGTGGAAATTTTCAAAATACGATTTTGGATCATGAGTTAATGATGGATGCGGATTTTTTTACACCAGTTGATAAAGGATTAATTACAACTGGTGAATTAGTTAAAGTAGAAAATACACCAATGGATTTTAAAGTACCTACAAAAATTGGTAAAAATATTAATGCTGAATACGAGCAATTAATTTTCGGAAAAGGTTATGATCATAATTGGGTGTTAAATAATTATGATGGAAGTCTTAAAAATGTTGCAAGTTTGTATGATTCAACGTCTGGACGGTTAATGGAAATATTGACAGATCAACCAGGATTGCAATTTTATTCCGGCAATTTTTTAAACGGAACTTCAATCGGAAAGAATGGAGAAAAATATAATTTTAGGACAGGCTTATGTCTTGAAACTCAAAAATTTCCGGATTCACCAAATAAAGCAAATTTCCCGTCAGTAACGTTAAATCCCGGAGAAGTATATAATCAAATAACTATATATAAATTTTCTGTAAAGTAG
- a CDS encoding endo-1,4-beta-xylanase yields MCNKLEYKLNNLKIKIFKIVLFLTIVVFNENIYSQLVTNGNFEVSDTGVVTGNEVKGWLIQVAESISPAPVFEIIDDTYQNGNKALKISIGAIATNQWDIQIVADSIPSENEKTYYYSIWAKAEKPGAQVNFTVGNYSYSEYAALRPANLTTEWKEFKLTFSVSDNQTIIRAPIHLNYAGNVGNVIYIDNLKIIAEDFGKTPIIVEAESGIVGSNFLTEQDGDITFVKTSKNYIGLSFPEDSNSVISYQVTVEDSGKYNLFAKVRVGSGTFNDDSFFAGKGFGDKNDTSANDWVFVNGLGSAGFSAVEDYVNDFGIAGSEVWKWINVTKNFFPVDSTQEYFYVSLDSLTNTFQIGSREDGLDFDKFAFGKANLFYTVNDLENTLPGSETMEGPDSSKFYQGPPYAEGMPKFLGNAYGDIQDNIFQNYWNQLTPGNAGKWGSVANSIDTLRWNWNGLDRAYNCAKDNNLIFKNHTLIWGQQQPSWISTLDSAQQIKYIETWIRKVGERYPDIDMIDVVNEPLVNHNPPDGINGRANYKKALGGNGVTGWDWVIKSFELARKYLPNSELILNDYGIINDNSATTSYLQIIKILNDRGLIDGIGVQGHRFELENTSTSTLKYNLDRLTATGLPIYISELDLGNIGDTGTPNDAKQLELYKKYFPVLWQHPGVKGITLWGYLEGQMWQTTCYLVHTDGEARPALDWLVQYIKDNPVGVEEDLSIIPDRFELEQNYPNPFNPITSINYNIAYTTKVSLKIFDILGREIQTLVNEVKSPGRYNISFNAQNISSGVYFYQLTAGNFSSIKKLIVLK; encoded by the coding sequence ATGTGTAATAAATTGGAGTATAAATTGAATAATCTAAAAATCAAAATATTTAAGATTGTTTTATTTTTAACAATTGTAGTATTTAACGAAAACATTTATTCTCAATTAGTAACTAATGGAAATTTTGAAGTTTCTGATACTGGAGTTGTTACCGGAAATGAAGTTAAAGGCTGGCTAATTCAAGTTGCAGAAAGTATTTCACCAGCACCGGTTTTTGAAATTATTGACGATACTTATCAAAACGGTAACAAAGCACTAAAAATTTCAATCGGAGCAATTGCCACAAATCAATGGGATATACAAATTGTTGCTGATAGTATTCCCTCAGAAAATGAAAAAACTTATTATTATTCAATATGGGCCAAAGCAGAAAAACCTGGCGCTCAAGTGAATTTTACTGTTGGAAATTATTCATATTCTGAATATGCAGCATTAAGACCGGCAAATCTTACAACAGAATGGAAAGAATTTAAATTGACTTTTTCCGTTAGTGATAATCAAACAATAATCAGAGCGCCAATTCATCTTAATTATGCCGGCAATGTTGGTAACGTAATTTATATAGATAATCTTAAAATTATTGCGGAAGATTTTGGAAAAACTCCAATAATCGTTGAAGCCGAATCCGGTATTGTTGGAAGTAATTTTTTAACAGAGCAAGATGGTGATATTACGTTTGTAAAAACTTCAAAAAATTATATTGGATTAAGTTTCCCTGAAGATTCCAATAGTGTAATTTCATATCAAGTTACAGTAGAAGATTCCGGAAAATATAATTTATTTGCAAAAGTTAGAGTTGGCTCCGGAACTTTTAATGACGATAGTTTTTTTGCTGGCAAAGGTTTTGGTGATAAAAATGATACCTCTGCAAATGATTGGGTTTTTGTGAATGGATTAGGAAGCGCCGGATTTTCTGCGGTAGAAGATTATGTTAATGATTTTGGTATTGCCGGATCAGAAGTTTGGAAATGGATTAATGTTACAAAAAACTTTTTCCCAGTTGATTCAACACAAGAATATTTTTACGTCAGTTTAGATTCTTTAACAAATACTTTTCAAATTGGAAGTCGTGAAGACGGTTTAGATTTTGACAAATTTGCTTTCGGAAAAGCAAATTTATTTTATACTGTCAATGATTTGGAAAATACACTGCCCGGCTCTGAAACAATGGAAGGACCGGATTCAAGTAAATTTTATCAAGGTCCACCATACGCAGAAGGAATGCCAAAGTTTTTAGGTAATGCTTACGGCGATATTCAAGATAATATTTTTCAAAATTATTGGAATCAATTAACACCCGGAAATGCGGGTAAATGGGGCTCTGTTGCAAATTCTATTGACACTTTAAGATGGAATTGGAATGGCTTAGATAGAGCATATAATTGTGCGAAAGACAATAATTTAATTTTTAAAAATCACACATTAATTTGGGGGCAGCAACAACCTTCATGGATATCTACTTTAGATTCTGCGCAACAAATAAAATATATTGAAACATGGATTAGAAAAGTAGGTGAAAGATATCCGGATATTGATATGATTGATGTTGTTAATGAACCTTTAGTAAATCATAACCCTCCTGATGGAATTAATGGAAGAGCAAATTATAAAAAAGCTTTAGGCGGAAACGGAGTTACTGGTTGGGATTGGGTAATTAAGTCTTTTGAATTAGCAAGAAAATATTTACCAAATTCAGAACTTATTTTAAATGATTATGGAATTATAAATGACAATAGTGCAACAACTTCATATTTACAAATTATTAAAATATTAAATGATCGTGGATTAATTGATGGAATTGGTGTACAAGGACATCGTTTTGAATTAGAAAACACAAGTACTTCAACATTAAAATATAATCTTGATAGACTTACGGCAACTGGATTACCGATTTATATTTCCGAATTAGATTTAGGAAATATCGGCGATACCGGAACTCCGAATGATGCAAAACAATTAGAATTATATAAAAAATATTTTCCGGTTCTTTGGCAGCATCCGGGGGTAAAAGGAATTACACTTTGGGGTTATCTCGAAGGACAAATGTGGCAAACAACATGCTATCTTGTTCATACAGATGGTGAAGCGAGACCGGCATTAGATTGGTTAGTGCAATATATAAAAGACAATCCAGTTGGTGTTGAAGAAGATTTATCAATAATTCCGGATAGATTTGAATTAGAACAAAATTATCCAAATCCGTTTAACCCAATTACATCAATAAATTATAATATAGCTTATACAACTAAAGTATCACTGAAAATATTTGATATTCTCGGTCGTGAAATACAAACACTTGTAAATGAAGTAAAATCACCAGGAAGATATAATATTTCATTTAATGCGCAAAATATTTCTAGCGGAGTTTATTTTTATCAATTAACTGCTGGAAATTTTTCTTCAATAAAAAAATTAATTGTACTTAAGTAA
- a CDS encoding glycoside hydrolase family 127 protein yields MKKIFLIVFTVFTINFAQEKKMDFSDYPISNVDIRNVKLNDNFWLPKIKIVQNTTIDYAFQKCEEEGRVDNFLIAGGKKEGKTKGKMPFDDTDIYKIIEGASYSLVTQPNEILEKYIDSLIKIIGIGQEPDGYLTTWFTIDRDNPPATWVKPSKERWGSEDASHELYNSGHMFEAAAAHYWATGKSNFLDIAIKNANLLVENFGPNKLRTPPGHQIVETGLIKLYHITQNKKYLELAKLYLESRGDSTTHKLYGEYSQDHIPVLQQEEAVGHSVRALYMYAGMTDIAAIYKDQNYLNAVNKIWKNATNKKMYITGGMGSKHGAEAFGENYELPNLTAYNETCAAIGNIYWNHRLFLLTGNSIYYDILERTLYNGMIAGISLDGKNFFYPNPTESDGEYKFNMGSCTRSAWFDCSCCPTNIIRFIPSIPGLIYALNKDSLYINLFIENSAEILINDEKVKIQQTTNYPWDGKISLNIESENQKELSLKVRIPGWAINKPVPGDLYSYGNSSGNEIKLFVNGNEENVKIKNGYLTVTKIFGKNEIVEVLLPMEIKKVIANENVKDDSNKVAIEYGPIVYCAEEVDNKIISKIIIDEKTILNSNVKKVLDQNIVSINGENTEGKFTLIPYYLWSNRGVNKMKVWFPKSI; encoded by the coding sequence ATGAAAAAAATTTTTCTAATAGTTTTTACCGTTTTTACAATTAATTTTGCGCAAGAGAAAAAAATGGATTTTTCGGATTATCCGATCAGCAATGTGGATATTAGAAATGTTAAACTAAATGATAATTTCTGGCTTCCAAAAATAAAAATTGTGCAAAATACAACAATTGATTATGCATTTCAAAAATGTGAAGAGGAAGGCAGAGTTGATAATTTCCTTATTGCTGGCGGAAAGAAAGAAGGTAAAACAAAAGGTAAAATGCCATTTGATGATACGGATATTTATAAAATTATTGAAGGCGCATCCTATTCTTTAGTTACTCAACCAAATGAGATTCTTGAAAAATATATTGATTCTTTGATAAAAATTATTGGTATTGGACAAGAACCAGACGGATATTTAACAACATGGTTTACAATTGATAGAGATAATCCACCCGCTACTTGGGTAAAACCATCTAAAGAACGTTGGGGTTCTGAAGATGCCAGTCATGAGCTATACAATAGCGGACATATGTTTGAAGCTGCTGCAGCACATTATTGGGCAACTGGGAAATCGAACTTTTTAGATATTGCAATTAAAAATGCGAATTTATTAGTAGAAAATTTTGGACCAAATAAATTAAGAACTCCGCCCGGACACCAAATTGTTGAGACCGGACTTATAAAATTATATCACATCACGCAAAACAAAAAATATCTTGAGTTGGCTAAACTTTATCTTGAATCAAGAGGAGATTCTACAACTCACAAATTATATGGAGAATATAGTCAAGATCATATTCCGGTTTTACAGCAAGAAGAAGCAGTTGGGCATTCTGTAAGAGCACTTTACATGTATGCCGGAATGACTGATATTGCTGCAATTTATAAAGATCAAAATTATTTGAATGCTGTTAATAAAATTTGGAAAAATGCAACAAATAAAAAAATGTATATCACGGGTGGAATGGGCTCAAAACATGGTGCAGAAGCATTTGGAGAAAATTATGAACTTCCTAACTTAACAGCTTACAATGAAACTTGCGCGGCGATTGGAAATATTTATTGGAATCACAGATTATTTTTGCTCACCGGAAATTCTATATATTATGATATTCTTGAACGAACTTTATATAACGGAATGATTGCTGGAATTTCGTTAGACGGTAAAAATTTCTTTTATCCAAATCCTACTGAATCTGACGGCGAATACAAATTTAATATGGGCTCTTGTACAAGATCAGCTTGGTTTGATTGCTCATGTTGCCCTACAAATATTATCAGATTTATTCCTTCAATTCCAGGTTTAATTTATGCATTAAACAAAGACAGTTTGTATATAAATTTATTCATAGAAAATTCTGCAGAAATTTTGATAAATGATGAGAAAGTAAAAATTCAGCAAACAACAAATTATCCTTGGGATGGAAAAATTAGTTTAAACATCGAATCTGAAAATCAAAAAGAATTATCATTAAAAGTTAGAATTCCGGGATGGGCAATAAATAAACCGGTTCCGGGCGATTTGTATTCTTATGGTAATTCATCAGGTAATGAAATAAAATTATTTGTTAACGGAAATGAAGAAAATGTAAAAATTAAAAATGGATATTTAACAGTTACAAAAATATTTGGGAAAAATGAAATTGTTGAAGTTCTTCTGCCAATGGAAATTAAAAAAGTTATTGCAAATGAAAATGTAAAAGATGACAGCAATAAAGTTGCAATTGAATATGGACCAATTGTTTATTGTGCGGAAGAAGTGGATAACAAAATTATTTCTAAAATAATAATTGATGAAAAAACAATTTTGAATTCAAATGTAAAAAAAGTTTTAGATCAAAATATTGTTTCAATAAATGGGGAAAATACAGAAGGAAAGTTTACGTTAATTCCCTATTATCTTTGGTCAAATCGAGGTGTAAACAAAATGAAAGTCTGGTTTCCAAAATCAATATAA
- a CDS encoding Gfo/Idh/MocA family oxidoreductase, with translation MKKIKWGIIGVGDVTEIKSGPAFNKVDNSEIVIVMRRNLEKAKDYAERHLIPNYTNDSEDIFNNQEINAVYIATPPSSHAEYAIRAANAKKNIYVEKPMATTYEECIKMIEAAKQNNVKLFVAYYRRELEYFNKIKNLIDENKIGKIKFVDIKLLLPTNDSDFDRNKLSWRVKKEIAGGGYFYDLASHQFDLLDYFFGPIKTAKGVFTNQQNLYDVEDIVSASYLFESNIIGSGTWCFTMPQTERIDQTEIIGTEGKIVFSFFNPKPIEQYKNGKIEFFEIKYPHHVQQNLINKVVEDILGKGVCVSTGISAARTNKILASIID, from the coding sequence ATGAAAAAAATTAAATGGGGAATTATTGGTGTTGGAGATGTAACTGAAATTAAAAGTGGTCCTGCATTTAATAAAGTTGATAACTCGGAAATAGTAATTGTTATGCGAAGAAATTTAGAAAAAGCAAAAGACTATGCCGAGCGACATTTAATACCAAATTATACAAATGACTCTGAGGATATTTTTAATAATCAGGAAATTAACGCAGTTTATATTGCTACACCGCCTTCCTCACATGCAGAATATGCAATAAGAGCAGCAAATGCCAAAAAAAATATTTATGTAGAAAAACCAATGGCAACAACATACGAAGAATGTATTAAAATGATTGAAGCTGCTAAACAAAACAATGTAAAACTATTTGTTGCCTATTACAGAAGAGAATTGGAATATTTTAATAAAATAAAAAATCTAATTGATGAAAATAAAATTGGAAAAATAAAATTTGTTGATATAAAATTATTGTTGCCGACAAATGATTCGGACTTTGATAGAAATAAATTGAGCTGGCGTGTAAAAAAGGAAATCGCCGGAGGAGGATATTTTTATGATCTAGCTTCACATCAATTTGATTTATTAGATTATTTTTTCGGTCCGATAAAAACTGCAAAAGGTGTATTTACAAATCAACAAAATTTATATGATGTTGAAGATATTGTTTCGGCATCTTATTTATTTGAATCAAATATTATCGGGAGTGGAACTTGGTGTTTTACAATGCCCCAAACTGAACGAATTGATCAAACAGAAATTATTGGTACCGAGGGGAAAATAGTTTTTTCTTTTTTTAATCCTAAACCGATTGAACAATATAAAAATGGAAAAATTGAATTCTTCGAAATTAAGTACCCTCATCATGTCCAGCAAAATCTAATTAATAAAGTAGTTGAAGATATTTTAGGAAAAGGTGTTTGCGTAAGTACCGGAATTTCAGCGGCAAGGACAAACAAAATTCTTGCAAGTATTATTGATTAA
- a CDS encoding alpha-N-arabinofuranosidase, which produces MLRLKYLFVIYFGTIFSIFAGDGNKIIVNGDLGKVKIDKNIYGHFAEHLGNCIYEGFWVGEKSSIPNIRGLRKDVIDALKEINPPVIRWPGGCFADTYHWMDGIGPRENRPSIVNTNWGGVTEDNSFGTHEFLDLCEVLGAEPYLCVNVGSGTVEEASEWVEYVNSSNESPMTRLRKQNGREKPWNVKYWAVGNESWGCGGNMEPSYYSDEFKRFSTFMHGRNLYKVASGGTDADYDWTETVMKKTQKFGHLIQGYSFHYYTVYPGWNPKSSATQFKEDGWFGMMKNTFVVDERLKKHISLMNEYDPQNKIGLIADEWGSWYEVEPGTNPGFLYQQNTLRDAVMGAVYLNIFNNNAERVKMANIAQTVNVLQAMLLTKENQLVKTPTFYLFKMYKVHQDATLLPINISCEDYEFNGDKVPAVTASASKSAKGVINISLANVNPHKDLDVEIDLRGILNSKKAKGEIINSENMNDYNDFGQAEKVNIKSFSNFKLADNKLIVNLPAKSVVTINIE; this is translated from the coding sequence ATGCTAAGACTTAAATACTTATTTGTGATTTACTTTGGTACAATCTTTTCAATATTTGCCGGAGATGGTAATAAAATAATTGTAAACGGTGATTTAGGAAAAGTAAAAATTGATAAAAATATTTACGGACATTTTGCTGAACATTTAGGTAATTGTATTTATGAAGGATTTTGGGTTGGAGAAAAATCATCAATCCCCAATATTCGCGGGCTTCGCAAAGATGTTATTGATGCATTAAAAGAAATTAATCCGCCGGTAATTCGCTGGCCCGGAGGATGTTTTGCAGATACTTATCATTGGATGGATGGAATTGGTCCGCGTGAAAATCGTCCCTCAATTGTGAATACAAATTGGGGCGGAGTTACTGAAGATAATAGCTTTGGGACTCATGAATTTCTAGATCTCTGTGAAGTGCTGGGTGCAGAACCATATTTGTGTGTCAATGTTGGAAGCGGAACAGTTGAAGAAGCATCGGAATGGGTTGAGTATGTAAACTCAAGTAATGAAAGTCCTATGACAAGATTAAGAAAACAAAACGGAAGAGAAAAACCCTGGAATGTAAAATATTGGGCAGTTGGAAATGAAAGTTGGGGATGCGGCGGAAATATGGAACCGTCGTATTACTCGGATGAATTTAAAAGATTTTCAACATTTATGCACGGAAGAAATTTATATAAAGTTGCTAGCGGTGGTACTGATGCCGATTATGATTGGACAGAAACCGTAATGAAAAAAACACAAAAGTTTGGACATTTAATACAAGGATATTCATTTCACTATTACACAGTATATCCGGGATGGAATCCTAAAAGTTCTGCTACACAATTTAAGGAAGATGGTTGGTTCGGAATGATGAAAAATACTTTTGTGGTTGATGAAAGACTAAAAAAACATATCAGTTTAATGAATGAATATGATCCGCAAAATAAAATTGGATTGATTGCAGATGAATGGGGAAGTTGGTATGAAGTTGAACCCGGAACAAATCCCGGTTTCTTATATCAACAAAATACTTTGCGTGATGCAGTTATGGGTGCAGTTTATCTTAATATTTTTAATAATAATGCAGAACGAGTTAAAATGGCAAACATTGCACAAACTGTAAATGTTTTGCAAGCGATGTTATTAACTAAAGAAAATCAATTAGTTAAAACACCAACTTTTTATTTATTCAAAATGTATAAAGTTCATCAAGATGCGACTTTATTGCCAATAAATATTTCATGTGAAGATTATGAATTTAATGGAGATAAAGTTCCAGCTGTTACAGCTTCTGCGTCAAAATCAGCAAAAGGTGTTATAAATATTTCTTTAGCAAATGTTAATCCGCATAAAGATTTAGATGTTGAAATAGATTTGCGAGGAATTTTAAATTCTAAAAAAGCAAAAGGTGAAATTATAAATTCAGAAAATATGAATGACTATAATGATTTTGGCCAAGCAGAAAAAGTTAATATAAAATCATTTTCTAATTTTAAGTTAGCCGATAATAAATTAATTGTAAATTTACCTGCAAAATCTGTAGTTACAATTAATATTGAATAA
- a CDS encoding SDR family oxidoreductase has product MDAAIWAVFQEGYKSGFGADADHLKTNEDIDLMINAGFTMFTFDPGEFVINAADSISIDELEKKSNDLNWEKLEDTFSNLINRYSNIEFDLKEGLIIYPTYENVLRAIVKYGNAIAPGYIATENTKALREDAVRNKAILDRIPQGRWGTPEDLMGTVVFLSSDASNYLNGSVVTVDGGWMGR; this is encoded by the coding sequence ATGGATGCCGCAATCTGGGCAGTTTTTCAAGAAGGATATAAAAGTGGATTTGGTGCTGATGCAGATCATTTAAAAACTAATGAAGATATTGATTTGATGATCAATGCCGGATTTACAATGTTTACATTTGATCCCGGTGAATTTGTTATAAATGCAGCAGATTCTATTTCAATTGATGAGCTTGAGAAAAAATCAAATGATTTAAATTGGGAAAAATTAGAAGATACTTTTTCAAATTTAATAAATCGTTATTCTAACATTGAATTCGATTTGAAGGAAGGATTGATTATTTATCCCACTTATGAAAATGTTCTTCGAGCTATTGTAAAATATGGAAATGCAATTGCTCCGGGTTATATTGCTACTGAAAATACTAAAGCATTAAGAGAAGATGCAGTAAGAAATAAAGCAATTTTGGATAGAATTCCGCAAGGTAGATGGGGAACACCGGAAGATTTAATGGGAACAGTAGTTTTCCTAAGTTCAGATGCATCAAATTATTTAAATGGAAGTGTGGTAACAGTTGATGGCGGCTGGATGGGAAGATAA